TCGATGCCGGCGAGCGGCACCGCGCGCCCTTCCGCACGGTCGATCTCGGCCTGCACCTCGCGTTGCACCGGCGGCAGCGCGGCCGGATCGCCGACGACTTCCATGCGCCACGCGGGCGTCTCCACGAACGTGTCGAGCGGCAGCACGGACAGCACCGCGCGCACGACGCGCGCGGAATCGGCGCCGTCGATCCGCAGCGCGCGGCCGACGACCGTATGCTGTGCGACCGATTCGGCCGGAAAATTCGCATCGCAGATCGCCACTTCGTCGCCGTGGCCCATCGCGCGCAGCGTGTGGAGGATGTCGGCGTGCAGCAGCGGATCGAGGTTCTTCAGCATGTCGGGAGCTCCGGGAGCGGGAACGAACCGCATAACGTTACCCGATCCCGGCGCCCGCTGCGCATGCCGCGATGTGCGTTACGCCGCCGCAGCCGGCATTTCGTCGATGAAGCCCGTGATCGACTTCAGGCGGCCCGACGCATCGACGGTGCCGAAATCCGAGCCCTTCACGATCGCGGTACCGTCCGGCGCCTCGAGCGCCCATGAGAAGCGCAGGTGCTGGCCGAAACCGTCGACATCGGTGGTGCGGCGAAAGCGGTATGCCGGAAAGCGCTCCTGCACGGCCGCGATCATCGTGTCGATGCCCGCGTGACCGTCGCCGGCCATCAGCGGATCGCGATAGGCGGCATCGCTCGCGTACGTCGCGTCGATCAGCGCGCGGCGGCGCGCGACGTCGGGCTCGTTCCACGCATCGAAGTAGCGGTCGATCAGGTCGGTATGGACGGATTGGGCACTGGTGTTCATGCGAGACTCCTGGTCGGATGGATGGGAGACGATGCCGCGAACGTTTCGTGTCCGCGTGTCGCTATCGTCGCCGGCGTCGCGCGGGCCGTCGATTACGTGCGAGGTAAGCGATTCGCGATGCGCGCACACGGCACGCGACGAACGACGCGGCGCCCCGAAACGACAACGGGCGCCCGAAGGCGCCCGCATCGTTCGACCGAGATAGCCGCGCGTCAGGTCACCGGCGCCGGATTGAACAGCACGAGCGCATTCGCGAGCTTCCATTGCTCGGCCCACGTGCGGCGCTTGCCGCTCGCGACGTCGAGCATCATGTGGAACAGCTCCCAGCC
The sequence above is a segment of the Burkholderia multivorans ATCC BAA-247 genome. Coding sequences within it:
- a CDS encoding RbsD/FucU family protein; its protein translation is MLKNLDPLLHADILHTLRAMGHGDEVAICDANFPAESVAQHTVVGRALRIDGADSARVVRAVLSVLPLDTFVETPAWRMEVVGDPAALPPVQREVQAEIDRAEGRAVPLAGIDRFAFYERAQQAYAVIVTGELRGYGCFLFKKGVLLSDAG
- a CDS encoding nuclear transport factor 2 family protein; amino-acid sequence: MNTSAQSVHTDLIDRYFDAWNEPDVARRRALIDATYASDAAYRDPLMAGDGHAGIDTMIAAVQERFPAYRFRRTTDVDGFGQHLRFSWALEAPDGTAIVKGSDFGTVDASGRLKSITGFIDEMPAAAA